A genomic window from Antedon mediterranea chromosome 4, ecAntMedi1.1, whole genome shotgun sequence includes:
- the LOC140047841 gene encoding uncharacterized protein encodes MMLSVLREKYWVIGANALARKITNRCVQCRKYRGKTMEQMMANLPADRVTSGQAAFTRVGMDFFGPIEVKQRRSTVKKYGVVFVCLSSKAIHIEIASSLDTNACINAIRRFTARRGPVKQIRSDNGTNLVGACREMSKEIKAWNQARIYETLLQKDIDWVFNPPTGSHHGGIWERQIRTIRQIIYALVQSQTLTDDTLHTFICEVENIVNNRPITSNQEDVNDLKPLTPNQLILLKGDVNLPPCNSENKSNYFRRRWKQAQYLADRFWERWKSEYLPLLQRRQKWLSPRRNAKIGDIVLLISEKTPRNVADG; translated from the coding sequence ATGATGTTATCTGTACTTCGGGAAAAATATTGGGTAATAGGCGCCAACGCATTAGCTCGTAAGATTACTAACAGGTGTGTACAATGCAGAAAATATCGTGGGAAAACAATGGAACAAATGATGGCAAATCTACCTGCTGATAGAGTGACATCAGGCCAAGCTGCATTTACTAGAGTAGGCATGGACTTTTTTGGACCAATTGAAGTCAAGCAAAGACGAAGCACTGTCAAAAAATATGGTGTGGTATTTGTGTGTCTGTCCTCTAAGGCAATTCATATTGAAATAGCTAGTTCCCTGGATACAAACGCCTGTATAAACGCCATAAGACGATTTACAGCTAGACGAGGACCAGTGAAGCAAATTAGGTCTGACAATGGTACAAACCTCGTTGGAGCATGCCGAGAGATGAGTAAGGAAATTAAGGCGTGGAACCAAGCCAGAATTTATGAAACTTTGCTGCAAAAGGATATAGACTGGGTATTTAATCCACCCACCGGATCCCATCATGGTGGGATATGGGAACGTCAAATCAGAACTATACGGCAGATAATATATGCATTAGTCCAAAGTCAGACGTTAACAGATGATACCTTGCATACATTCATTTGTGAAGTGGAAAACATTGTCAACAATAGGCCAATAACAAGCAATCAGGAGGATGTTAACGATCTTAAACCGCTCACACCTAACCAACTCATACTTCTAAAGGGTGATGTAAATCTACCACCTTGTAATTCTGAGAATAAATCCAATTACTTCCGGAGAAGATGGAAACAAGCTCAATATTTGGCTGATCGTTTCTGGGAGAGATGGAAAAGTGAATATCTTCCGCTtttacaaagaagacaaaagtGGTTATCTCCAAGAAGAAATGCTAAAATTGGAGATATTGTTTTACTGATAAGTGAGAAAACCCCAAGAAATGTGGCCGATGGGTAA
- the LOC140047842 gene encoding uncharacterized protein yields the protein MRKPQMEIKKFAGESLEFKRFIRQFKSRVEQFCSADEKLQYLEQFTTGEAHRIVKGFSYLDADTGYPSAIKELTERYGDPEVIANAFVKKLYSWPVLRSSDSKSLDDFAIFLKECEAATQCVGSLAVLEFFENLKTIVTNERWRGKVYDLKAKHERVKFSDLVEFVRKEAKKSNDPVYGKLQLDARGNKFKESSKVSAVNVKQVEKCLCCERPHSVAQCSEMKRMAIQERFEMLKRKNVCFLCLVLTSTAPKHAVPISVTDGSSCVTSEGKLECTLAVIAVKVCVGWKCTLCYAFLDPGSNVSFCSQRLMTELGVQGKKRSITLDTMLNSQLVETCTVDGLIVSDIEGNSSIRMPAVYNKDKIPVKIEHIPTMKDIEQWGHLHDVKLHQLSSNATIDLLIGNNVPDAYTPSDIRTGPPSSPHATKTALGWIPWNVIRIGNTTNVNSSFINVAISKHDESESLERTYRESLKYDFPERVIDDKREWSQEDKRFIKIMADSCNFVDGHYQMELPLRDKKLKIQDYVKFMTSVIDQGYAEEVSPYESQDGLTWYIPHHGVYHPKKPTKIRVVFDCAARYLGVALNDLLLCGPNLLNNLNGILLRFRQHPVAFMSDIETMFYQVKVPKKHRNLFRFFWWPGGDLEATPIKYRMTVHLFGATSSPSYANFALQQTAKDNQKLHSKAAVSTVLNDFYMDDCLRSVESTQKALGLIQELKNLCQKGGFNLTKWVCTNKYILSQIPVEDRTKGVMNLDLDHSPLPKERALGFNGMWTMTWFVAPVSVSAKNLLQDLCKLKLGWDERIPDEHAMKWQNWCKQICLIESVTVPRCYVPGSNSHFVNTQVHAFSDASAEGYGCVIYLRQISEQGKIRCSFVTGKARVAPIKKVTIPRMELTAATMSVKICAVVLRELDIKLHQTFYWTDSTSVLRYIANESSRFHTFVSNRVTIIRSATSINQWKFVDTKQNPADVASRGQNPKQFLSDPVWLQGPRFLLEDEGKWPQQIISMKEDSRDCEVKASHSTQVNDINHPVCILVEHYSSWHSLKKAVAYILKVKGVLLRKIRGATRSHTSGSHRLTVRDLHEAEMLIVKHVQRKFYSEEMEVLQRGTESNTMIVSRSSPL from the exons ATGCGGAAGCCACAAATGGAAATTAAGAAATTTGCAGGTGAATCCTTGGAATTCAAACGTTTTATAAGACAATTTAAGTCTAGAGTGGAACAGTTTTGTTCAGCAGATGAGAAATTGCAGTACCTGGAACAATTTACAACTGGAGAGGCCCATCGCATAGTTAAAGGATTTTCTTACCTAGACGCAGACACAGGGTACCCATCGGCAATCAAAGAATTGACAGAACGTTATGGTGATCCTGAAGTGATAGCCAACGCATTTGTTAAGAAGCTGTATTCATGGCCTGTTCTTCGTTCTTCAGATTCCAAATCCTTGGATGATTTTGCTATTTTCCTGAAAGAGTGTGAGGCAGCTACGCAGTGTGTGGGCAGTTTGGCTGTGCTTGAATTTTTTGAGAATCTTAAAACTATTGTTactaat GAAAGATGGCGAGGAAAGGTGTATGACTTGAAGGCCAAGCACGAACGAGTAAAATTTAGTGACCTTGTTGAATTTGTACGAAAAGAAGCCAAAAAGTCTAATGATCCCGTGTATGGCAAACTTCAACTTGATGCTAGAGGCAACAAGTTCAAGGAGTCTTCTAAGGTGTCTGCAGTAAATGTAAAGCAAGTGGAGAAGTGTTTGTGTTGTGAAAGGCCACATTCAGTCGCTCAATGCTCAGAAATGAAAAGGATGGCTATTCAAGAACGGTTTGAGATGCTAAAGAGAAAAAATGTCTGTTTTCTGTGTCTTG TATTAACGTCTACGGCACCTAAACATGCTGTACCAATATCTGTCACTGATGGTAGTAGCTGTGTAACCTCTGAAGGAAAATTAGAATGCACGCTTGCTGTGATAGCTGTTAAAGTGTGTGTAGGTTGGAAATGTACTCTGTGTTATGCTTTCCTCGATCCAGGAAGTAATGTATCTTTCTGTAGCCAAAGGTTGATGACAGAATTAGGTGTGCAAGGCAAGAAAAGATCTATAACCTTAGATACTATGTTAAATTCTCAACTTGTTGAAACCTGTACTGTAGATGGTCTAATTGTTTCGGATATTGAAGGTAACAGTAGCATTCGTATGCCCGCTGTCTACAACAAAGACAAAATACCTGTTAAAATCGAACACATTCCAACAATGAAAGATATAGAACAATGGGGTCATTTACATGATGTTAAACTGCACCAGCTTTCATCAAACGCAACCATAGATCTTCTTATTGGAAATAATGTCCCGGATGCGTACACCCCATCAGATATTAGAACGGGTCCACCAAGCTCTCCTCATGCTACCAAGACTGCTTTGGGCTGGATTCCTTGGAATGTCATTCGGATTGGTAATACTACAAATGTCAACTCAAGTTTCATCAATGTGGCTATATCTAAACATGACGAGTCAGAAAGTCTAGAGAGAACATACAGAGAAAGTTTAAAATACGATTTTCCGGAAAGAGTTATAGACGATAAAAGAGAGTGGTCACAAGAAGATAAAcgatttattaaaataatggcTGATAGCTGTAACTTTGTTGACGGTCACTATCAGATGGAGCTTCCTTTAAGAGACAAGAAATTAAAGATACAGGATTATGTTAAATTTATGACTAGCGTTATAGACCAGGGTTATGCGGAAGAGGTTTCACCTTATGAATCGCAAGATGGTTTAACGTGGTATATCCCTCATCATGGTGTCTATCACCCGAAAAAACCCACGAAGATACGGGTTGTGTTCGATTGTGCCGCTCGGTATCTTGGTGTTGCGTTGAATGATCTTCTTTTATGCGGTCCTAATTTGCTCAACAATTTAAATGGTATTCTACTTAGATTTCGTCAGCATCCTGTAGCTTTTATGAGTGATATCGAGACCATGTTCTACCAAGTAAAAGTTCCTAAAAAGCATCGCAATCTTTTTCGCTTCTTTTGGTGGCCAGGTGGCGATCTAGAAGCAACTCCTATCAAGTACAGGATGACTGTCCATCTGTTCGGAGCCACGTCATCTCCGTCTTACGCTAATTTTGCATTGCAACAAACAGCCAAAGACAACCAGAAATTACATAGTAAAGCGGCAGTATCAACTGTACTAAATGATTTCTACATGGATGACTGTTTGCGATCAGTCGAGTCTACACAAAAGGCACTCGGTTTAATTCAAGAGTTGAAGAACTTATGTCAAAAAGGCGGATTCAACCTTACAAAATGGGTCTGCACCAACAAATATATTCTATCGCAAATTCCAGTCGAAGACCGGACCAAAGGAGTAATGAACTTGGATCTTGACCATTCTCCGCTACCAAAAGAACGAGCACTAGGCTTCAATGGGATGTGGACAATGACTT GGTTTGTTGCGCCTGTCAGCGTGTCGGCAAAGAACCTACTTCAAGATTTATGTAAACTAAAGTTAGGATGGGATGAACGTATACCGGACGAGCATGCGATGAAGTGGCAGAATTGGTGTAAGCAAATTTGTCTCATTGAATCCGTAACTGTACCTAGATGTTACGTACCAGGAAGCAATTCACATTTCGTCAATACTCAAGTCCATGCATTTTCTGACGCCAGTGCCGAAGGTTATGGTTGTGTGATCTATCTTAGGCAAATAAGTGAGCAGGGAAAAATTAGATGTTCTTTCGTAACAGGGAAAGCTCGCGTGGCTCCTATAAAGAAAGTAACTATCCCGAGAATGGAACTAACAGCAGCAACTATGTCAGTCAAAATCTGTGCCGTTGTTCTCCGAGAGTTGGATATCAAACTCCACCAAACCTTCTACTGGACAGATAGTACCTCAGTGCTGAGATACATAGCTAATGAGTCCTCACGCTTTCATACCTTTGTGTCCAACAGAGTAACCATCATAAGGAGTGCAACTAGTATAAACCAATGGAAGTTTGTTGATACCAAACAAAATCCGGCAGATGTTGCGTCAAGAGGACAGAATCCTAAACAATTTCTTTCGGATCCAGTATGGCTTCAAGGTCCAAGGTTTCTATTGGAAGATGAAGGTAAATGGCCTCAGCAAATAATATCAATGAAAGAGGATTCAAGAGATTGTGAGGTAAAAGCAAGCCACTCTACTCAGGTTAATGATATTAATCATCCAGTGTGTATACTAGTTGAACACTATTCATCTTGGCACTCGCTTAAGAAGGCAGTTGCATATATTTTAAAGGTGAAAGGTGTATTGCTGAGGAAAATAAGAGGCGCTACTCGATCACACACAAGCGGATCCCACAGGTTAACTGTTCGTGACCTTCATGAAGCGGAAATGTTGATTGTGAAACACGTTCAAAGAAAGTTTTATTCCGAAGAGATGGAAGTTCTGCAGAGAGGTACAGAAAGTAACACAATGATAGTTTCAAGATCCAGCCCTTTGTAG
- the LOC140047414 gene encoding uncharacterized protein yields the protein MASLLVDDCDGYFLTEDEPDISRATILLKRNVDIPKKYFLNRIFSPVAVDNSGYQKLSERPAKYRLLHKNWGKHVSPISEGIGALAFLTVEQLPLDENLATSVSRYIEDQLKNKRCKLMRWNIHHILLYFPQSEDYDLLGNLFMEGKLDNCHGFRIVKIEPAILTNPPKCFIEVQADAEEGSKVQQEITSIVTNFSGAFTHLSICETESPKTVNQQNSCPPVAVSMLFTGQTQSLALKTIEALSARPWDQFLLTDEVRNAVEYDTKYFINTARDFPIFGVKTAMPISGVRISLFVKDVKKFTKMEDFYSKVTMVKPYKRELNHEEIRYSTYTLSERSEFTLAAYPGVSPVSNPNLVLYFHVRNVSSCIPEAQKLSEDHWQMIDPEGNKLILFTPLLSDVC from the exons ATGGCTTCTTTGCTTGTTGATGATTGTGATGGTTATTTTCTGACCGAAGATGAGCCAGATATTTCACGAGCTACTATTTTATTAAAGCGTAATGTAGACATTCccaaaaagtattttttaaatcgtatATTTTCACCGGTAGCAGTTGATAATAGCGGCTACCAGAAGCTTAGTGAACGCCCTGCTAAATATAGGCTG CTACATAAGAACTGGGGGAAGCATGTATCTCCTATCAGTGAAGGAATCGGAGCACTTGCATTTTTAACTGTTGAGCAACTTCCTCTTGATGAGAACTTGGCAACATCAGTGTCGCGCTACATAGAAGACCAGTTAAAGAACAAAAGATGCAAACTAATGAG ATGGAATATTCACCACATCTTACTATATTTTCCGCAGTCTGAGGATTATGATTTGCTAGGTAACTTGTTTATGGAAGGCAAGTTGGATAACTGTCATGGATTTAGGATTGTAAAAATTGAAC CTGCTATTTTAACCAACCCACCAAAATGTTTTATCGAAGTGCAAGCAGATGCTGAAGAGGGCAGCAAAGTTCAGCAAGAAATTACATCCATCGTTACCAACTTCTCCGGTGCCTTCACTCACCTTTCGATTTGTGAGACCGAATCTCCTAAAACAGTAAACCAACAAAATTCATGTCCACCGGTTGCAGTTAGTATGCTTTTTACTGGTCAGACACAGTCTTTAGCTCTTAAAACCATAGAGGCATTATCAGCAAGACCTTGGGACCAGTTTCTTCTGACCGATGAAGTGCGTAACGCAGTAGAATATGATACCAAGTATTTTATTAACACAGCAAGAGATTTTCCTATATTTGGTGTTAAAACTGCAATGCCAATTTCTGGAGTACGAATATCACTCTTTGTGAAAGACGTCAAAAAGTTTACAAAGATGGAAGATTTCTATTCGAAAGTAACGATGGTTAAGCCATACAAACGAGAACTTAACCACGAGGAAATACGCTACTCCACGTACACGCTTTCTGAACGATCTGAGTTTACGCTAGCCGCTTACCCCGGAGTTAGCCCAGTTTCAAACCCAAACTTGGTACTTTATTTTCATGTACGTAACGTGAGCAGTTGCATTCCTGAGGCCCAGAAACTTTCCGAGGACCACTGGCAAATGATAGACCCTGAAGGCAACAAGCTTATACTCTTCACACCGTTGTTGTCTGATGTATGCTAA